A single region of the Leclercia sp. AS011 genome encodes:
- a CDS encoding ABC transporter substrate-binding protein has translation MKKYLLPLVALLATSSAFAAETKELRFGVDPTFAPFESKNPQGEVVGFDIDLGNALCQQLQAKCVWVESNFDGIIPSLKARKFDAILSGMYITEKRKEQIAFSDKIYSGPAFLVARKNSLTGNSVDQLKGKTIGVEQGSAQETYANEQWRGKGVNVVAYQGADQVIRDLESGRIDGAVLSGVMADYSFLSKPQGKEFAFVGSALQDDALFGAGAAIGLRKEDDQLRQELNGAIAAILADGTYKKLAAKYFSFDIYTGK, from the coding sequence ATGAAAAAATACCTTTTACCGCTGGTAGCGCTGCTGGCGACATCCTCTGCCTTTGCAGCAGAGACCAAAGAGCTGCGTTTCGGCGTGGATCCGACCTTTGCCCCCTTTGAATCAAAAAACCCGCAGGGCGAGGTGGTCGGGTTTGATATCGACCTGGGCAATGCCCTCTGCCAGCAACTGCAGGCGAAATGCGTCTGGGTTGAAAGTAACTTCGACGGCATCATTCCGTCCCTGAAGGCGCGAAAATTTGATGCCATCCTCTCCGGGATGTATATCACCGAGAAGCGTAAAGAGCAGATTGCCTTCAGCGACAAGATCTACAGCGGCCCGGCTTTCCTGGTGGCACGTAAAAACAGCCTCACCGGCAACAGCGTGGATCAGCTGAAAGGGAAAACCATCGGCGTTGAGCAGGGTTCCGCCCAGGAAACCTATGCCAATGAGCAGTGGCGCGGCAAGGGCGTTAACGTGGTGGCCTATCAGGGTGCCGATCAGGTGATCCGCGACCTCGAGTCAGGGCGTATTGACGGCGCGGTGCTCTCCGGGGTGATGGCGGATTACAGCTTCCTCAGCAAGCCGCAGGGCAAAGAGTTTGCCTTTGTCGGCAGTGCCCTGCAGGACGATGCCCTGTTCGGTGCCGGGGCGGCGATTGGCCTGCGCAAAGAGGATGACCAGCTGCGCCAGGAGCTGAACGGTGCCATCGCGGCGATCCTGGCCGACGGCACCTACAAGAAGCTCGCCGCAAAATACTTCAGCTTTGATATTTATACAGGCAAGTAA
- a CDS encoding cupin domain-containing protein — MNAENTITPRVLMLSARDWVPNNPHLPVLIYKGVLSEGDIASQFEQRFADNGWPPQWRDGIFDYHHYHSTAHEVLGVARGTARLMIGGPGGEEIEVEAGDALLLPAGTGHCRLSATLDFQVVGAYPPGMEFDLCKQPATPAILARIVALPFPESDPINGSSPALTQYWKTPPFSQ, encoded by the coding sequence ATGAACGCTGAAAATACCATTACGCCCCGCGTGCTGATGCTCTCAGCCCGAGACTGGGTGCCGAATAATCCTCATCTGCCGGTGCTGATCTATAAAGGAGTGCTTTCGGAAGGCGACATAGCCAGCCAGTTTGAACAACGCTTTGCCGACAACGGGTGGCCGCCCCAGTGGCGCGATGGGATTTTCGACTATCACCATTACCACTCCACGGCCCATGAGGTGTTAGGTGTTGCCCGGGGAACGGCGCGCCTGATGATTGGCGGTCCGGGGGGAGAAGAGATCGAGGTAGAAGCCGGGGACGCGCTGTTATTGCCTGCGGGTACCGGGCATTGCCGCTTGTCTGCAACGCTCGATTTTCAGGTGGTGGGGGCGTATCCGCCGGGGATGGAGTTCGATCTGTGCAAGCAGCCGGCGACGCCAGCCATACTGGCGCGCATCGTTGCGTTGCCGTTTCCTGAGTCGGACCCGATAAACGGCAGCTCGCCGGCCTTAACTCAGTACTGGAAAACTCCGCCCTTCAGCCAGTGA
- a CDS encoding GNAT family N-acetyltransferase, translating into MEIQEGHNKFYVNDAEGNQVAEIVFVPTGEHLSIIEHTDVDPSLKGQGVGKQLVAKVVEKMRAENRKIIPLCPFAKHEFDNTREYDDIRA; encoded by the coding sequence ATGGAAATTCAGGAAGGCCATAACAAGTTTTACGTCAACGATGCCGAAGGCAACCAGGTCGCGGAGATCGTCTTTGTTCCTACCGGCGAACACCTCAGCATTATTGAGCATACCGATGTCGATCCCAGCCTGAAAGGGCAGGGCGTGGGCAAACAGCTGGTGGCGAAGGTGGTGGAAAAGATGCGCGCAGAAAACCGCAAAATCATCCCCCTGTGCCCGTTTGCGAAACACGAATTTGATAACACCCGCGAGTATGACGATATCCGCGCCTGA
- a CDS encoding M20 aminoacylase family protein yields MSDCIIPEIKESEEEIIAIRRHLHANPELSLEEFNTSNLVARQLEGWGYQVTREIGKTGVVGTIKKGQGSKSIGLRADMDALPIFEATDLPWASTVPGKMHACGHDGHTAILLAAAKYIASDACQFNGTVHLIFQPAEEAIGGADLMIKDGLFDRFPCDRIFALHNMPYLPTGKFGFYEGNFMASADTVKVTLKGYGGHGAHPERTVDPIVTGAALIMSLQSIVARNVPPGETAVVTVGTFQAGIASNVIPDSAVMELTVRSMKPEIRDLLIRRIQELTEFTARSYGATSEVEIYDSYPVLVNDAEQTAFARQLAVEFFGEDAVLDSVSPSNGSEDFAFMLQQRPGSYFLLGNGEKGEKGGCMVHNPGYDFNDEIITTGASFFARLVENYCR; encoded by the coding sequence ATGTCCGACTGTATCATTCCAGAAATAAAAGAATCAGAAGAAGAAATCATCGCTATCCGCCGTCATCTCCATGCCAATCCCGAATTAAGCCTCGAAGAGTTTAATACCAGCAACCTGGTGGCTCGCCAGCTGGAAGGCTGGGGTTATCAGGTCACGCGCGAAATCGGCAAAACCGGCGTGGTCGGCACCATCAAAAAAGGCCAGGGTAGCAAATCCATCGGCCTGCGCGCCGATATGGATGCCTTACCCATCTTTGAAGCCACCGATTTACCCTGGGCCAGCACCGTTCCGGGCAAAATGCACGCCTGCGGTCACGACGGCCACACGGCAATTTTGCTGGCCGCGGCGAAATATATTGCCTCCGATGCCTGCCAGTTTAACGGCACCGTGCACCTTATTTTCCAGCCTGCCGAAGAGGCGATTGGCGGCGCGGATTTAATGATTAAAGACGGGTTGTTTGACCGCTTCCCCTGCGACCGTATTTTTGCCCTGCACAATATGCCTTATCTGCCGACCGGTAAGTTTGGCTTCTATGAAGGCAACTTTATGGCCTCCGCCGATACCGTCAAAGTCACCCTGAAAGGGTACGGCGGACATGGCGCGCACCCGGAGCGCACCGTGGATCCGATTGTGACCGGGGCCGCGCTGATCATGTCCCTGCAGAGCATTGTGGCGCGTAACGTGCCGCCGGGTGAAACCGCCGTGGTGACAGTCGGGACCTTCCAGGCGGGTATCGCCTCCAACGTCATCCCGGACAGCGCGGTGATGGAGCTGACGGTTCGTTCGATGAAGCCGGAGATCCGCGACCTGCTGATCCGCCGCATTCAGGAGCTTACCGAGTTCACCGCCCGCAGCTACGGGGCCACCAGCGAAGTGGAGATCTACGACTCCTACCCGGTGCTGGTCAACGATGCGGAGCAGACCGCCTTCGCCCGCCAGCTGGCCGTCGAATTCTTTGGCGAGGATGCAGTGCTGGACAGCGTCTCCCCGTCCAACGGCAGTGAAGATTTCGCCTTTATGCTCCAGCAACGTCCGGGGAGTTATTTCCTGCTCGGTAATGGCGAGAAAGGGGAAAAAGGCGGCTGCATGGTGCATAACCCCGGCTACGACTTCAATGACGAAATCATTACCACCGGGGCCTCCTTCTTTGCCCGTTTGGTTGAAAACTATTGCCGTTAA
- the fabV gene encoding enoyl-ACP reductase FabV — translation MIIKPKIRGFICTTTHPVGCQVNVNKQIEYVRKNGKLTDGPARVLVIGASTGYGLASRISAAFGGGASTIGVFFEKPGTDTKPGSAGWYNSAAFDEAAKREGLYSKSINGDAFSDECRDEVIKLIKEDLGQIDLVVYSLASPVRKMPKTGEVVRSALKPIGEVYTSKAIDTNKDQIITASIEPATEEEVRNTVTVMGGEDWELWIDALNNAGVLADGVKTVAYSYIGTDLTWPIYWHGALGKAKEDLDRAAKALRNKLAPLNGAANVAVLKSVVTQASSAIPVMPLYISIVFKLMKDRGIHEGCIEQINRLMTTSLYGDDAKLDDEQRIRMDDLELREDVQQACREIWPTITDENLEQLTDYIAYKEEFLKLFGFGFEEVNYEADTDTNIDFDVKTLI, via the coding sequence ATGATAATTAAACCCAAGATTCGTGGATTCATCTGTACCACCACACATCCGGTTGGTTGCCAGGTCAACGTAAACAAACAAATCGAGTACGTCCGTAAAAACGGAAAACTCACTGATGGCCCTGCGCGTGTGCTGGTGATTGGCGCTTCCACGGGTTATGGGCTGGCTTCCAGAATTTCTGCTGCCTTTGGCGGCGGTGCGTCCACTATCGGTGTTTTCTTCGAAAAACCAGGTACGGATACCAAGCCAGGCTCTGCGGGCTGGTATAACTCCGCGGCTTTTGATGAAGCGGCGAAGCGTGAAGGTCTTTACTCGAAAAGCATCAACGGCGACGCCTTCTCCGATGAGTGCCGTGACGAAGTCATCAAGCTCATCAAAGAAGATCTGGGTCAGATTGATTTAGTGGTGTATTCGCTGGCCTCTCCGGTCAGAAAGATGCCAAAAACAGGCGAAGTTGTTCGCTCTGCGCTGAAGCCAATCGGTGAGGTTTACACCTCTAAAGCCATTGATACCAACAAAGATCAGATCATTACCGCCAGCATTGAACCGGCAACCGAAGAAGAAGTGCGTAATACGGTTACCGTGATGGGTGGCGAGGACTGGGAACTGTGGATTGATGCGCTGAATAACGCGGGCGTTCTGGCTGACGGCGTGAAGACCGTGGCCTACTCCTACATCGGCACGGATTTGACCTGGCCTATTTACTGGCACGGCGCGCTCGGTAAGGCGAAGGAAGACCTGGATCGGGCTGCGAAAGCGTTACGCAACAAGCTGGCTCCGCTCAACGGCGCTGCAAACGTGGCGGTGTTGAAGTCTGTTGTCACCCAGGCGTCCTCAGCCATTCCGGTGATGCCGCTTTACATTTCTATCGTCTTCAAGCTGATGAAAGACCGTGGGATCCACGAAGGTTGTATTGAGCAAATCAATCGTCTGATGACTACCAGCCTGTACGGCGATGATGCCAAACTTGATGACGAGCAGCGAATTCGTATGGACGATCTGGAACTTCGCGAAGACGTTCAGCAGGCGTGCCGCGAAATTTGGCCGACCATTACCGATGAAAATCTGGAGCAGCTGACAGATTACATCGCTTATAAAGAAGAGTTCCTGAAGTTGTTTGGTTTCGGATTCGAAGAGGTTAACTACGAAGCCGATACCGATACAAACATCGATTTTGATGTGAAAACATTAATCTAA
- the actS gene encoding amidase activator ActS, whose protein sequence is MHVDRGTVLFAGSPTKNPVSALFCLILALLLAGCAGNQSSDSGPVYTVKRGDTLYRISRATGTSVKDLARLNNISPPYTIEVGQKLRVNGSGGTAKKSSSKSSRKTAAVTPSYVVPKSSWPPVGQRCWVWPASGKVVMPYSTAEGGNKGIDIAGTRGSPVYASDAGKVVYVGNQLRGYGNLIMIKHGEDYITAYAHNDTMLVNNGQNVKAGQKIATMGSTGSNTVALHFQIRYRATAIDPVRYLPAQGGKPKC, encoded by the coding sequence ATTCACGTTGACCGAGGAACTGTTTTGTTTGCAGGAAGCCCGACGAAAAACCCTGTTTCTGCTCTGTTTTGCCTGATCCTGGCTCTGTTGCTGGCGGGATGCGCGGGCAATCAGTCATCGGACTCTGGTCCTGTGTATACCGTCAAGCGCGGCGATACGCTGTACCGCATCTCGCGTGCGACCGGCACCAGCGTGAAGGATCTGGCGCGCCTTAATAATATTTCTCCGCCTTACACTATTGAAGTGGGACAAAAGCTGCGGGTTAACGGCAGCGGCGGCACAGCCAAAAAATCCTCGTCAAAGAGCAGCCGTAAAACCGCTGCAGTCACCCCGTCTTACGTGGTACCTAAGTCCTCCTGGCCGCCCGTCGGGCAGCGCTGCTGGGTCTGGCCTGCCAGCGGAAAAGTGGTAATGCCGTACTCCACCGCGGAAGGGGGAAACAAAGGGATTGATATTGCGGGCACCCGGGGATCGCCTGTGTACGCTTCTGATGCGGGCAAGGTGGTCTATGTCGGCAACCAGCTGCGCGGGTATGGCAATCTGATCATGATTAAGCATGGCGAGGATTACATCACCGCCTATGCCCATAATGACACCATGCTGGTAAATAACGGACAAAACGTGAAGGCCGGGCAGAAGATCGCCACCATGGGCAGCACCGGCTCCAATACCGTGGCGCTGCATTTCCAGATCCGTTATCGGGCGACGGCCATCGATCCGGTACGCTATTTACCGGCGCAGGGCGGTAAACCGAAGTGCTAA
- a CDS encoding LysR family transcriptional regulator, with translation MRYSPEALTAFVETVAAGSFSAAARRLRKSQSTISTAIAHLEDDLGFALFDRSARQPVLTAQGKQVLGYVQSILAASARLDELAVSLSEETEARLSFVLSDTLHPDVLEEMLFRFDERFPHTEFECLIGEDDDVIDLLQKGRAHIGLTEARESYPTDIAAVRLPMQTHMAIYTSATHPLAAQSRTEADELHGWRELRLNTYLEREPVLAQGPVWSAPNYLMLLSMAVQGFGWCALPCALVAEFAPANALVQIHVPGWPRSVAIDLVWNKRSPPGTAGNWLRHWLQHQADPA, from the coding sequence ATGCGCTACTCCCCCGAAGCCTTAACGGCCTTTGTCGAGACGGTTGCCGCAGGCTCGTTCTCCGCCGCTGCCCGCCGTCTGCGCAAAAGCCAGTCCACTATCAGCACCGCCATCGCCCATCTGGAAGACGACCTCGGGTTTGCCCTGTTCGATCGCAGCGCCCGCCAGCCGGTGCTCACCGCCCAGGGCAAACAGGTGCTGGGCTATGTTCAGTCGATCCTCGCCGCCAGCGCCCGGCTGGACGAGCTGGCGGTCTCCCTCAGCGAAGAGACCGAAGCGCGGCTAAGCTTTGTGCTCTCCGATACCCTGCACCCGGACGTGCTGGAGGAGATGCTGTTTCGTTTCGACGAGCGTTTTCCCCACACGGAATTCGAATGCCTGATCGGCGAAGATGACGATGTCATCGACCTGTTGCAAAAAGGGCGGGCACACATCGGCCTTACCGAGGCGCGGGAGAGTTATCCCACCGACATTGCCGCCGTCCGCCTGCCGATGCAGACCCACATGGCGATCTATACCTCCGCCACGCATCCTCTCGCCGCGCAAAGTCGCACCGAGGCCGATGAGCTGCACGGCTGGCGGGAGCTGCGCCTCAACACCTATCTTGAGCGGGAACCGGTGCTGGCTCAGGGGCCCGTGTGGTCCGCACCCAACTACCTGATGCTACTCAGCATGGCGGTGCAGGGCTTCGGCTGGTGCGCGCTGCCCTGTGCGCTGGTGGCGGAGTTCGCGCCCGCGAATGCGCTGGTGCAGATCCACGTCCCGGGTTGGCCGCGCTCGGTGGCAATCGATCTGGTGTGGAATAAGCGCTCCCCGCCCGGGACGGCGGGAAACTGGCTGCGGCACTGGCTGCAGCACCAGGCGGATCCGGCGTGA
- a CDS encoding multidrug/biocide efflux PACE transporter, translating into MQHNDIQQRKLPERIFHAVCFEGIATAILAPTTAWLMQRPVLEMGGLTILLATTAMIWNIIYNAGFDRLWPRHIVTRTAKVRALHALGFEVGFIFIGVGIVSLVLGVSLLQAFTLEIGFFIFFLPYTMVYNWAYDTLRDRMMKRRQQRQAATN; encoded by the coding sequence ATGCAGCACAACGATATTCAACAGCGAAAACTGCCGGAGCGTATCTTCCACGCCGTCTGTTTTGAGGGCATCGCCACAGCGATCCTTGCTCCGACCACCGCCTGGCTGATGCAACGTCCGGTGCTGGAGATGGGTGGATTAACCATTCTCCTCGCCACCACGGCGATGATCTGGAACATCATCTATAACGCCGGTTTCGACAGACTCTGGCCGCGGCATATCGTCACCCGCACCGCCAAAGTCCGCGCCCTGCACGCCCTCGGCTTTGAGGTCGGGTTTATTTTTATCGGTGTCGGCATTGTGTCGCTGGTGCTGGGCGTGAGCCTGCTGCAGGCGTTCACCCTGGAGATCGGCTTCTTTATTTTCTTCCTGCCGTACACCATGGTCTATAACTGGGCCTACGACACCCTGCGCGATCGCATGATGAAGCGACGCCAGCAGCGGCAGGCCGCCACGAATTAA
- a CDS encoding amino acid permease: MSKIWSKEETLWSFALYGTAVGAGTLFLPIQLGSAGAVVLFITALVAYPFTYWPHKALCQFILSAKTKGSEGITGAVTHYYGKKIGNLITTLYFVAFFVVVQIYAVAITNSLTEQLAKHMAVDMTARVLVSLGVVLTLNLIFLMGRHVTIRVMGFLVFPLIAYFLLVSLYLVHSWQPALLTSQMNVDKHTLHQVWISIPVMVFAFSHTPIISTFAVDRQEKYGDAAMGKCTRIMKVAYLIICLSVLFFVFSCLLSIPPSYIVAAKEEGVTILSALSMMPSSPSWLGISGIVVAIIAMSKSFLGTYFGVIEGATEMVKSGLNQVGVKKSRAFNRAVSVMGVSLITFAVCCINPNAISMIYAISGPLIAMILFIMPTLSTFLIPALKPYRSIGNVLTLIVGVLCVSVMFIA; encoded by the coding sequence ATGTCGAAAATCTGGTCTAAAGAAGAGACCCTCTGGAGCTTTGCCCTGTACGGCACGGCCGTGGGCGCAGGAACCTTGTTTCTGCCCATCCAGCTGGGATCTGCGGGCGCTGTCGTCCTGTTTATCACCGCCCTCGTGGCGTATCCATTCACCTACTGGCCCCACAAAGCGTTATGCCAGTTCATCCTCTCCGCAAAAACTAAAGGTAGCGAAGGGATCACCGGCGCGGTGACGCACTACTACGGGAAAAAGATCGGCAATCTGATCACCACCCTCTACTTTGTCGCCTTTTTTGTGGTGGTGCAGATTTATGCCGTGGCGATCACCAATTCTCTGACCGAACAGCTGGCGAAGCATATGGCGGTGGACATGACCGCGCGGGTGCTGGTCAGTCTCGGCGTGGTGCTGACGTTAAACCTGATCTTTCTGATGGGGCGTCATGTCACCATCCGGGTGATGGGTTTTCTGGTCTTTCCGCTCATTGCTTACTTTCTGCTGGTGTCGCTGTATCTCGTCCACAGCTGGCAGCCCGCGCTGCTCACCAGCCAGATGAACGTGGATAAGCACACCCTGCACCAGGTGTGGATCTCCATTCCGGTGATGGTGTTCGCCTTCAGCCATACCCCGATTATTTCGACCTTTGCCGTCGACCGGCAGGAGAAATACGGCGACGCCGCGATGGGCAAATGTACCCGCATTATGAAGGTGGCGTATCTGATCATCTGTCTGAGCGTGCTGTTCTTCGTCTTCAGCTGCCTGCTGTCGATCCCGCCGTCCTATATCGTCGCTGCCAAAGAGGAAGGGGTGACTATTCTCTCTGCGCTGTCGATGATGCCCTCCTCCCCTTCCTGGCTTGGGATCTCCGGTATTGTGGTGGCCATCATCGCGATGTCGAAATCCTTCCTTGGCACCTATTTTGGCGTGATTGAAGGGGCGACGGAGATGGTGAAATCAGGATTAAATCAGGTTGGGGTGAAGAAAAGCCGGGCCTTCAATCGGGCCGTGTCGGTAATGGGGGTCTCGCTGATCACCTTTGCGGTGTGCTGCATTAATCCCAACGCCATCTCGATGATCTACGCCATCAGCGGGCCGCTTATCGCTATGATCCTGTTTATCATGCCGACCCTGTCGACCTTCCTGATCCCGGCCCTGAAGCCTTACCGCTCCATCGGCAACGTGCTGACGCTGATCGTCGGGGTATTGTGCGTGTCGGTGATGTTTATTGCCTGA
- the yjdI gene encoding 4Fe-4S mono-cluster protein YjdI, with protein MDNDLLQAGYRAYTGEKIDVYFNTGICQHAGNCVRGSARLFNLKRKPWIVPDEVDVDTVVRVIDTCPSGALKYRHK; from the coding sequence ATGGATAACGATCTCCTGCAAGCGGGATACCGGGCCTATACCGGTGAAAAAATTGATGTTTACTTCAATACCGGTATTTGCCAGCACGCGGGAAACTGCGTGCGCGGCAGCGCCAGACTCTTCAACCTGAAACGTAAGCCGTGGATCGTCCCTGATGAAGTGGATGTTGATACGGTGGTACGTGTGATTGACACCTGCCCAAGCGGCGCACTCAAATACCGCCACAAATAA
- a CDS encoding LysE family translocator yields the protein MLDITNFGLFALSVFLLSVTPGPDMAYVIGQSVANGRRSGVISAAGVALGSCTHAVASAVGLTALITASPLMFTIIKYLGAAYLIYLGSKMVLGTFAKHTTHHSEAEPVKTKANLTNLLSKGFITTLTNPKVLLFFISFFPQFVSPGGEHQTASFLILGMAYALIAFLTDLTFAILAGSAAGAVSQNRGLQKILDRIVGVTFIGLGLRLALTRR from the coding sequence ATGCTGGATATAACTAACTTTGGGCTTTTTGCTCTGTCCGTTTTTCTTCTTTCCGTAACACCGGGGCCTGACATGGCCTACGTGATAGGTCAAAGCGTGGCTAACGGAAGACGATCGGGTGTCATCTCTGCGGCTGGTGTCGCCTTAGGTAGCTGTACCCATGCTGTAGCAAGCGCAGTGGGATTAACGGCATTGATCACCGCTTCTCCGCTGATGTTTACCATCATCAAGTATCTCGGTGCGGCTTATCTTATCTATCTCGGAAGTAAGATGGTTTTGGGGACCTTCGCAAAACACACCACCCATCACAGCGAAGCTGAACCCGTAAAGACCAAAGCTAATCTCACGAATCTGCTTTCTAAAGGCTTCATTACCACCTTAACCAATCCGAAGGTGCTTTTATTCTTTATCTCCTTCTTTCCTCAGTTCGTTTCACCCGGAGGCGAGCACCAGACAGCCTCTTTTCTGATCCTGGGGATGGCTTACGCGCTGATCGCTTTTTTGACGGATTTAACCTTCGCGATTCTTGCAGGTAGCGCCGCGGGTGCCGTCTCACAAAATCGGGGTTTGCAGAAAATCCTGGATCGGATTGTGGGGGTGACTTTTATTGGATTGGGGTTGAGGCTGGCTCTGACGCGTCGTTAA